One genomic segment of Ricinus communis isolate WT05 ecotype wild-type chromosome 5, ASM1957865v1, whole genome shotgun sequence includes these proteins:
- the LOC8279500 gene encoding protein LOL2 isoform X2 → MIESKEGEAMEVENKQQADDVEDGPPSGWQSIPLPLPLPLPQPSPPPPPSSEMAQMVCGSCRTLLSYPRGARHVQCSSCQMVNFVLEAHEVGQVNCGKCEILLMYPYPASSVRCSSCRSVTEIGAHNKRPPWSVIQGHPPNPIH, encoded by the exons ATGATAGAGAGCAAAGAAGGAGAAGCCATGGAAGTGGAAAACAAACAACAAGCAGATGATGTGGAAGACGGCCCACCGTCAGGCTGGCAATCCAtccctcttcctcttcctcttcctcttcctcaacCTTCTCCACCGCCACCTCCCTCTTCAG AAATGGCTCAAATGGTCTGTGGTTCGTGCCGAACTCTGCTTTCATATCCAAGAGGAGCCAGACATGTCCAATGCTCATCTTGTCAGATGGTCAATTTTGTTTTAGAAG CACATGAGGTTGGGCAAGTTAACTGCGGGAAATGTGAAATATTGTTGATGTACCCATATCCAGCTTCATCAGTTCGATGTTCCTCTTGCCGTTCTGTAACTGAAATTGGA GCGCACAACAAGAGGCCACCATGGTCTGTAATCCAGGGACACCCTCCAAATCCTATTCATTGA
- the LOC8279500 gene encoding protein LOL2 isoform X1 codes for MIESKEGEAMEVENKQQADDVEDGPPSGWQSIPLPLPLPLPQPSPPPPPSSEMAQMVCGSCRTLLSYPRGARHVQCSSCQMVNFVLEGAQQEATMVCNPGTPSKSYSLSGLHGIIILTVRVEGCSGICMSYAIIYLDKQTSGDAIAIYIMKLVWSSLGERSFSHSPFFYQIQAC; via the exons ATGATAGAGAGCAAAGAAGGAGAAGCCATGGAAGTGGAAAACAAACAACAAGCAGATGATGTGGAAGACGGCCCACCGTCAGGCTGGCAATCCAtccctcttcctcttcctcttcctcttcctcaacCTTCTCCACCGCCACCTCCCTCTTCAG AAATGGCTCAAATGGTCTGTGGTTCGTGCCGAACTCTGCTTTCATATCCAAGAGGAGCCAGACATGTCCAATGCTCATCTTGTCAGATGGTCAATTTTGTTTTAGAAG GCGCACAACAAGAGGCCACCATGGTCTGTAATCCAGGGACACCCTCCAAATCCTATTCATTGAGTGGCCTCCATGGGATAATCATCTTAACAGTACGGGTGGAAGGCTGCAGTGGCATTTGCATGTCATATGCAATAATTTATTTGGACAAACAGACTAGTGGGGATGCTATTGCTATCTACATTATGAAACTTGTTTGGAGCTCATTAGGAGAGAGATCATTTTCCCATTctccatttttttatcaaatccAAGCGTGTTGA